Proteins encoded together in one Drosophila albomicans strain 15112-1751.03 chromosome 2R, ASM965048v2, whole genome shotgun sequence window:
- the LOC117575225 gene encoding uncharacterized protein LOC117575225 has translation MKQTQLIWNILLCMAIISHAEKKIIFTNIGCAVNSNILTKINCYLENKSTINLEITSNKTDVNSLVGISELNLFIHGRNKVMRLNGIRLDICQMLGSNKRQNLVTFLYKGILQTKKNLPKKCPFLRNTTYVLYDMKFDGNYLPYYLPEYNFTFEGLFHANDIKTFEIHVAGSFCEFNNDCTGYAEPKKRVTRNN, from the exons atgaaacaaaCGCAATTGATCTGGAATATATTGCTTTGCATGGCAATAATTAGTCATGCCGAAAAG aAAATCATTTTTACGAATATTGGATGTGCAGTTAACAGTAATATTTTGACGAAAATTAACTGTTACTTGGAGAACAAAAGCACAATTAATCTTGAAATAACGTCAAACAAAACCGATGTAAACAGTTTGGTAGGAATTTCggaactaaatttatttattcacgGGCGAAACAAGGTGATGAGATTAAACGGTATACGTCTGGATATTTGCCAAATGTTGGGTAGCAATAAAAGACAAAACTTGGTAACATTTCTGTACAAGGGAATTCtgcaaacaaagaaaaatctTCCCAAAAAATGTCCATTCTTACGA AACACCACTTATGTATTGTATGACATGAAATTCGATGGAAACTATTTGCCATATTACTTGCCCGAATATAATTTCACATTTGAAGGATTGTTCCATGCAAACGAtattaaaacttttgaaaTTCATGTAGCTGGCTCATTTTGCGAATTTAACAACGATTGTACCGGTTATGCAGAACCCAAAAAACGCGTGACaagaaacaattaa